A single Cryptococcus neoformans var. grubii H99 chromosome 7, complete sequence DNA region contains:
- a CDS encoding NuA3 HAT complex component NTO1, variant yields MPLHDLPKVSFTLITDDPALLHPAGVQSEQSRSYGYNDFSDFERPEHYIRYIEPIESELAVQVEYDMDEQDQAWLDTYNAERKKDQCGPISYEVFEIIMDKLEKEWFNLSKRIPQPQQQLAPEDSKCSICDDGEGENSNAIVFCDGCNLAVHQDCYGVPYIPEGQWLCRKCTVSPENPVSCIFCPNEGGAFKQTTTGQWAHLLCAIWIPETTLGNSIYMEPVESVELVPKGRWKLVCSLCKERVGACIQCENRNCFTAFHVTCARQLGLLQSMKSLTTDGTLHAYCHKHMPLDESNDQEVEDDEEEDGSWEEFPHNHHAHSKTKSKTQSSKSRTSKSHPTPTAKRPAQPLVIPVTKKSAQAHSKSFRPGPPIVPKMIVNRILEYVGKVQLRKKPQVVEKICRYWSLKREARRGAPLLKRLHLEPWTASTAVRTQTESEKAQKLKLLQMLRNDLEKVRMLADLVRKREKEKLRQVQVIKDVVDRFIFPYSERLRVTLERISAMDRREMFLNPVTPAEAPDYFDIVKEPMYFKRDIMLVLDNAMLYNAKDTPFHRAASKLKTSAQPLLNELDSITTSHRSTFTESLVPSDLPVGDLEPALPHILAFFQETTVSSQPEEPQDLLTSLFTTELEPPKPPTPTPSPPPAPKKYRRPTKEEKQKKWDAVVKERQEKGLGRSTRGTEKLTREFEEEAGMTAAAIERGESTPVPVEGGSGMGIDHDGRAVRRSTRNSLGGASPAVSTPKPAPRQRKKEPEQVPVAEVLSRSARSTSTILPPTRQQRGVIGLEALPLLTTKERLEQERALDLTTNEVDAADQFKRFNVGWVLPEGTKRKRSQNATSGGAINTMPRPSKNSTSHTRSKKNEAGLPAALVTPKSSRSRSKKDAHHINVIQEEEEGEMEIATPKRSDKGSVVESKNGGFVEAADDDSDLSPPPTSLPGSTVPSPRAAYRVAKPADGHGSDIENDAESDNEDQLQTEKKKPDLEGQGDQETILRGTKRKSENNIEAPVRAKKRSKTIQAEEEKVAKAPRKGKGRVKALYPPGTLVWAKIHTFPFFPAEIVNLIDDRDEVPDAVLNEETASRAAAKNVNKDVWLVRFFDARSSYGWITGDRLDELGEDENVDAMYLAGKDREGKSKGFKTPSLKRACRKGYRDALNNMESSANEGGRNEK; encoded by the exons ATGCCCCTTCACGACCTCCCGAAGGTCTCCTTTACTCTCATCACAGACGATCCAGCCCTTCTCCACCCGGCAGGCGTACAGTCC GAGCAAAGCAGATCGTACGGAT ACAATGACTTCTCTGACTTTGAAAGACCGGAGCACTACATCCGCTATATAG AACCCATTGAGTCGGAGTTGGCAGTGCAGGTCGAATATGACATGGACGAACAAG ACCAAGCATGGTTAGATACTTATAACGCCGAACGAAAGAAAGACCAATGTGGACCAATCTCATACGAAGTATTCGAGATTATCATGGAcaagctggagaaggaatggtTCAACTTG TCTAAACGGATACCACAGCCGCAACAACAACTGGCACCTGAAGACTCTAAATGCTCCATCTGCGATGATGGTGAGGGAGAAAATTCGAACGCGATTGTGTTCTGTGACGGGTGTAACTTGGCGGTCCATCAAG ACTGTTACGGTGTACCATATATCCCGGAGGGCCAATGGCTTTGTCGCAAGTGTACAGTCTCTCCTGAAAACCCGGTA TCTTGCATATTTTGCCCTAACGAAGGCGGAGCTTTCAAACAAACTACTACAGGTCAATGGGCTCATTTGCTGTGCGCAATTTGGATACCAGAAACCACCCTAGGAAATTCCATATATATGGAGCCGGTCGAGTCAGTGGAGTTGGTCCCGAAGGGCAGATGGAAGCTG GTCTGTTCATTGTGCAAAGAGAGAGTGGGAGCTTGCATTCAGTGTGAAAATCGGAATTGTTTCACGGCCTTCCATGTGACTTGCGCAAGGCAGTTGGGTTTATTGCAAAGCATGAAATCATTGACTACCGACGGAACTCTACATGCCTATTGTCATAAGCACATGCCG TTAGATGAATCAAATGATCAGGAagtggaggatgacgaggaagaggatggcaGTTGGGAAGAGTTCCCTCACAACCACCACGCCCATAGCAAAACGAAATCTAAAACTCAATCTTCCAAGTCGCGAACGTCGAAATCTCACCCCACACCTACGGCAAAACGCCCAGCTCAACCGCTGGTTATACCCGTCACCAAGAAATCTGCTCAAGCACATTCCAAATCTTTCCGTCCTGGTCCGCCCATCGTTCCCAAGATGATCGTAAATAGAATTCTAGAATATGTCGGGAAAGTTcagttgaggaagaagcctcAGGTCGTAGAGAAGATATGTAGATATTGGAGTTTGAAAAgggaagcaagaagaggagcgCCACTGTTGAAGAGATTACATCTTGAG CCTTGGACAGCATCCACAGCCGTTAGGACCCAGACCGAGTCTGAAAAGGCTCAAAAGCTCAAGCTTTTACAAATGCTTCGAAACGACCTTGAAAAGGTGCGCATGCTTGCGGATCTCGTtcggaagagagaaaaagaaaagttgCGGCAGGTGCAAGTTATCAAAGATGTGGTAGATCGATTCATCTTTCCATATAGCGAGAGGTTGAGGGTGACTTTAGAGAGAATATCTGC AATGGATCGGCGCGAGATGTTTTTGAACCCCGTCACCCCAGCGGAAGCGCCTGACTATTTTGATATTGTCAAAGAACCAATGT ATTTCAAG CGTGATATCATGCTCGTGCTTGACAATGCCATGCTGTACAACGCCAAAGATACACCTTTTCATCGTGCCGCATCTAAACTCAAAACGTCTGCTCAGCCTCTCTTGAATGAGCTCGACTCGATCACAACGTCCCATCGATCCACCTTTACAGAATCCCTTGTACCGTCTGACCTCCCAGTTGGGGACCTCGAGCCTGCCTTACCACATATActtgccttcttccaagaAACCACCGTCTCGTCGCAACCTGAGGAACCTCAAGACCTGCTGACTTCCCTTTTTACAACCGAGCTTGAACCCCCCAAACCTCCCACACCGACACCATCACCTCCCCCCGCGCCCAAAAAGTACCGTAGACCTacaaaggaagagaaacagaagaagtgggATGCGGTGGTAaaggaaagacaagaaaagGGTTTGGGAAGGTCGACTAGAGGAACGGAGAAGTTGACAAGGGAAttcgaagaagaggcaggaATGACTGCGGCCGCTATTGAAAGGGGGGAGAGCACACCTGTGCCAGTGGAAGGAGGCAGTGGGATGGGTATAGATCATGATGGAAGAGCGGTGCGCCGAAGCACACGGAATTCACTTGGAGGCGCATCTCCTGCGGTCAGCACGCCCAAACCTGCCCCgaggcaaaggaaaaaggaacCTGAGCAAGTGCCTGTTGCGGAAGTGCTTTCTCGATCAGCTCGCTCGACGTCCACCATTCTCCCTCCGACTCGGCAGCAGCGTGGTGTCATAGGTCTTGAGGCTTTGCCTCTCCTTACTACCAAAGAACGTTTGGAACAAGAGCGTGCACTTGATCTCACCACCAATGAGGTTGACGCGGCAGATCAGTTCAAGAGATTCAACGTGGGATGGGTTCTGCCGGAAGGTacgaaaaggaaaaggagccAAAATGCGACGAGCGGCGGTGCAATTAATACCATGCCAAGACCATCAAAGAACTCTACATCACACACAAGAAGTAAGAAAAATGAAGCAGGTCTACCTGCAGCACTGGTAACGCCCAAATCTTCAAGGTCCAGGTCAAAGAAGGACGCGCACCATATCAATGTTAtccaagaggaagaagagggtgagaTGGAGATCGCTACGCCCAAGAGGTCCGATAAGGGCAGTGTCGTCGAGTCGAAGAATGGTGGTTTCGTCGAAGCcgccgatgatgatagcGACCTTTCACCGCCTCCTACGAGTTTGCCTGGATCGACAGTTCCAAGTCCAAGAGCAGCGTACCGCGTCGCTAAGCCAGCTGATGGACATGGATCCGACATCGAAAATGATGCAGAGAGTGATAATGAAGACCAACTGCAGActgaaaagaaaaagccGGATCtggaaggacaaggagatcAAGAGACAATCTTGCGCGGCACCAAACGAAAGAGCGAAAATAATATCGAAGCTCCTGTCAGAGcgaagaaaaggtcgaAAACCATACaggctgaagaggagaaggtggcGAAGGCAccaaggaagggaaaagggaggGTGAAAGCCCTTTATCCTCCCGGAACATTAG TCTGGGCTAAAA TCCACACATTCCCGTTTTTCCCTGCTGAGATTGTCAATTTAATTGACGATCGTGATGAAGTCCCTGACGCGGTGCTGAACGAAGAGACTGCCTCTCGCGCGGCTGCCAAAAACGTGAATAAGGACGTATGGCTCGTGAGATTCTTTGACGCGAGATCGAGTTACGGGTGGATAACTGGAGACAGGCTGGACGAgcttggagaggatgaaaatgTTGATGCCATGTATTTGGCAGGCAAGGAcagagaagggaagagtAAAGGGTTTAAGACACCTAGCCTGAAGAGGGCTTGTAGGAAGGGCTATCG TGATGCTCTAAATAACATGGAAAGCAGTGCAAACGAAGGTGGGAGGAATGAGAAATAA
- a CDS encoding NuA3 HAT complex component NTO1 produces MPLHDLPKVSFTLITDDPALLHPAGVQSEQSRSYGYNDFSDFERPEHYIRYIEPIESELAVQVEYDMDEQDQAWLDTYNAERKKDQCGPISYEVFEIIMDKLEKEWFNLSKRIPQPQQQLAPEDSKCSICDDGEGENSNAIVFCDGCNLAVHQDCYGVPYIPEGQWLCRKCTVSPENPVSCIFCPNEGGAFKQTTTGQWAHLLCAIWIPETTLGNSIYMEPVESVELVPKGRWKLVCSLCKERVGACIQCENRNCFTAFHVTCARQLGLLQSMKSLTTDGTLHAYCHKHMPLDESNDQEVEDDEEEDGSWEEFPHNHHAHSKTKSKTQSSKSRTSKSHPTPTAKRPAQPLVIPVTKKSAQAHSKSFRPGPPIVPKMIVNRILEYVGKVQLRKKPQVVEKICRYWSLKREARRGAPLLKRLHLEPWTASTAVRTQTESEKAQKLKLLQMLRNDLEKVRMLADLVRKREKEKLRQVQVIKDVVDRFIFPYSERLRVTLERISAMDRREMFLNPVTPAEAPDYFDIVKEPMCWLYIDEKLEKNAYVDIADFKRDIMLVLDNAMLYNAKDTPFHRAASKLKTSAQPLLNELDSITTSHRSTFTESLVPSDLPVGDLEPALPHILAFFQETTVSSQPEEPQDLLTSLFTTELEPPKPPTPTPSPPPAPKKYRRPTKEEKQKKWDAVVKERQEKGLGRSTRGTEKLTREFEEEAGMTAAAIERGESTPVPVEGGSGMGIDHDGRAVRRSTRNSLGGASPAVSTPKPAPRQRKKEPEQVPVAEVLSRSARSTSTILPPTRQQRGVIGLEALPLLTTKERLEQERALDLTTNEVDAADQFKRFNVGWVLPEGTKRKRSQNATSGGAINTMPRPSKNSTSHTRSKKNEAGLPAALVTPKSSRSRSKKDAHHINVIQEEEEGEMEIATPKRSDKGSVVESKNGGFVEAADDDSDLSPPPTSLPGSTVPSPRAAYRVAKPADGHGSDIENDAESDNEDQLQTEKKKPDLEGQGDQETILRGTKRKSENNIEAPVRAKKRSKTIQAEEEKVAKAPRKGKGRVKALYPPGTLVWAKIHTFPFFPAEIVNLIDDRDEVPDAVLNEETASRAAAKNVNKDVWLVRFFDARSSYGWITGDRLDELGEDENVDAMYLAGKDREGKSKGFKTPSLKRACRKGYRDALNNMESSANEGGRNEK; encoded by the exons ATGCCCCTTCACGACCTCCCGAAGGTCTCCTTTACTCTCATCACAGACGATCCAGCCCTTCTCCACCCGGCAGGCGTACAGTCC GAGCAAAGCAGATCGTACGGAT ACAATGACTTCTCTGACTTTGAAAGACCGGAGCACTACATCCGCTATATAG AACCCATTGAGTCGGAGTTGGCAGTGCAGGTCGAATATGACATGGACGAACAAG ACCAAGCATGGTTAGATACTTATAACGCCGAACGAAAGAAAGACCAATGTGGACCAATCTCATACGAAGTATTCGAGATTATCATGGAcaagctggagaaggaatggtTCAACTTG TCTAAACGGATACCACAGCCGCAACAACAACTGGCACCTGAAGACTCTAAATGCTCCATCTGCGATGATGGTGAGGGAGAAAATTCGAACGCGATTGTGTTCTGTGACGGGTGTAACTTGGCGGTCCATCAAG ACTGTTACGGTGTACCATATATCCCGGAGGGCCAATGGCTTTGTCGCAAGTGTACAGTCTCTCCTGAAAACCCGGTA TCTTGCATATTTTGCCCTAACGAAGGCGGAGCTTTCAAACAAACTACTACAGGTCAATGGGCTCATTTGCTGTGCGCAATTTGGATACCAGAAACCACCCTAGGAAATTCCATATATATGGAGCCGGTCGAGTCAGTGGAGTTGGTCCCGAAGGGCAGATGGAAGCTG GTCTGTTCATTGTGCAAAGAGAGAGTGGGAGCTTGCATTCAGTGTGAAAATCGGAATTGTTTCACGGCCTTCCATGTGACTTGCGCAAGGCAGTTGGGTTTATTGCAAAGCATGAAATCATTGACTACCGACGGAACTCTACATGCCTATTGTCATAAGCACATGCCG TTAGATGAATCAAATGATCAGGAagtggaggatgacgaggaagaggatggcaGTTGGGAAGAGTTCCCTCACAACCACCACGCCCATAGCAAAACGAAATCTAAAACTCAATCTTCCAAGTCGCGAACGTCGAAATCTCACCCCACACCTACGGCAAAACGCCCAGCTCAACCGCTGGTTATACCCGTCACCAAGAAATCTGCTCAAGCACATTCCAAATCTTTCCGTCCTGGTCCGCCCATCGTTCCCAAGATGATCGTAAATAGAATTCTAGAATATGTCGGGAAAGTTcagttgaggaagaagcctcAGGTCGTAGAGAAGATATGTAGATATTGGAGTTTGAAAAgggaagcaagaagaggagcgCCACTGTTGAAGAGATTACATCTTGAG CCTTGGACAGCATCCACAGCCGTTAGGACCCAGACCGAGTCTGAAAAGGCTCAAAAGCTCAAGCTTTTACAAATGCTTCGAAACGACCTTGAAAAGGTGCGCATGCTTGCGGATCTCGTtcggaagagagaaaaagaaaagttgCGGCAGGTGCAAGTTATCAAAGATGTGGTAGATCGATTCATCTTTCCATATAGCGAGAGGTTGAGGGTGACTTTAGAGAGAATATCTGC AATGGATCGGCGCGAGATGTTTTTGAACCCCGTCACCCCAGCGGAAGCGCCTGACTATTTTGATATTGTCAAAGAACCAATGTGTTGGTTATATATAGACGAAAAGTTGGAAAAGAACGCTTACGTGGATATCGCAGATTTCAAG CGTGATATCATGCTCGTGCTTGACAATGCCATGCTGTACAACGCCAAAGATACACCTTTTCATCGTGCCGCATCTAAACTCAAAACGTCTGCTCAGCCTCTCTTGAATGAGCTCGACTCGATCACAACGTCCCATCGATCCACCTTTACAGAATCCCTTGTACCGTCTGACCTCCCAGTTGGGGACCTCGAGCCTGCCTTACCACATATActtgccttcttccaagaAACCACCGTCTCGTCGCAACCTGAGGAACCTCAAGACCTGCTGACTTCCCTTTTTACAACCGAGCTTGAACCCCCCAAACCTCCCACACCGACACCATCACCTCCCCCCGCGCCCAAAAAGTACCGTAGACCTacaaaggaagagaaacagaagaagtgggATGCGGTGGTAaaggaaagacaagaaaagGGTTTGGGAAGGTCGACTAGAGGAACGGAGAAGTTGACAAGGGAAttcgaagaagaggcaggaATGACTGCGGCCGCTATTGAAAGGGGGGAGAGCACACCTGTGCCAGTGGAAGGAGGCAGTGGGATGGGTATAGATCATGATGGAAGAGCGGTGCGCCGAAGCACACGGAATTCACTTGGAGGCGCATCTCCTGCGGTCAGCACGCCCAAACCTGCCCCgaggcaaaggaaaaaggaacCTGAGCAAGTGCCTGTTGCGGAAGTGCTTTCTCGATCAGCTCGCTCGACGTCCACCATTCTCCCTCCGACTCGGCAGCAGCGTGGTGTCATAGGTCTTGAGGCTTTGCCTCTCCTTACTACCAAAGAACGTTTGGAACAAGAGCGTGCACTTGATCTCACCACCAATGAGGTTGACGCGGCAGATCAGTTCAAGAGATTCAACGTGGGATGGGTTCTGCCGGAAGGTacgaaaaggaaaaggagccAAAATGCGACGAGCGGCGGTGCAATTAATACCATGCCAAGACCATCAAAGAACTCTACATCACACACAAGAAGTAAGAAAAATGAAGCAGGTCTACCTGCAGCACTGGTAACGCCCAAATCTTCAAGGTCCAGGTCAAAGAAGGACGCGCACCATATCAATGTTAtccaagaggaagaagagggtgagaTGGAGATCGCTACGCCCAAGAGGTCCGATAAGGGCAGTGTCGTCGAGTCGAAGAATGGTGGTTTCGTCGAAGCcgccgatgatgatagcGACCTTTCACCGCCTCCTACGAGTTTGCCTGGATCGACAGTTCCAAGTCCAAGAGCAGCGTACCGCGTCGCTAAGCCAGCTGATGGACATGGATCCGACATCGAAAATGATGCAGAGAGTGATAATGAAGACCAACTGCAGActgaaaagaaaaagccGGATCtggaaggacaaggagatcAAGAGACAATCTTGCGCGGCACCAAACGAAAGAGCGAAAATAATATCGAAGCTCCTGTCAGAGcgaagaaaaggtcgaAAACCATACaggctgaagaggagaaggtggcGAAGGCAccaaggaagggaaaagggaggGTGAAAGCCCTTTATCCTCCCGGAACATTAG TCTGGGCTAAAA TCCACACATTCCCGTTTTTCCCTGCTGAGATTGTCAATTTAATTGACGATCGTGATGAAGTCCCTGACGCGGTGCTGAACGAAGAGACTGCCTCTCGCGCGGCTGCCAAAAACGTGAATAAGGACGTATGGCTCGTGAGATTCTTTGACGCGAGATCGAGTTACGGGTGGATAACTGGAGACAGGCTGGACGAgcttggagaggatgaaaatgTTGATGCCATGTATTTGGCAGGCAAGGAcagagaagggaagagtAAAGGGTTTAAGACACCTAGCCTGAAGAGGGCTTGTAGGAAGGGCTATCG TGATGCTCTAAATAACATGGAAAGCAGTGCAAACGAAGGTGGGAGGAATGAGAAATAA